In the genome of Plectropomus leopardus isolate mb chromosome 19, YSFRI_Pleo_2.0, whole genome shotgun sequence, the window gtcctaaaatcttaaaacatgtatgctgcaactggcccctggcctccttcTTTTTTGCAGAAGGGGCCCCTAAGCAAAGTATCCCTACTTTAATGGTATAATGTAGTTTTGTAGAGTGCAACCCAACATATTTGCACTTGTAAAATCAGCCGCAAACGAGTGACCTGTGATTAAActatcttatatatatatatatataatgactGTTTATGTAAAGTATTTTGGGCCACGTAGCTGAGATACATTTCTTGGTGCGTTTACCTGTAAATGGCAACCTACTAGGATCTGAAGGAGGATACtcagatttccatttttttcgCGGAACGTGGAGGCAGCATTCATGTGGTATAATTTATGCTAATTAGGCATCCctctcctctgattggctgagcgCACCGAGGTTTCCCTGTCTTGCATTGGGTACTGTCGTCTTGGCCACGTCCCCAAGCCACGTCGCGTTCTGCTCGCCATTTTCCCATCTTCTGAAGCCAGAATCAGCCTATTCTAGTGTCACCGTGTCAGTCAGCCCTGTCAGCTCACAAAATCATTCTTACCGGAGACAAATTGAGCTCTTAATTGAGTCACAGATCGTTTCACCTCTGCTGGAGCTGCcacaaacatgaacattttCAGGCTAACCGGCGATCTCTCCCACCTAGCAGCCATCATCATCCTGCTGCTAAAAATATGGAAAACCAGGTCCTGTGCCGGTGAGTTGTCCCATACCTTTACTTACAGTTTGCACGAGCCTATGTCTTGCATCAAATGTGCCCTTTTGTGTGAATGGACAGTTTTTTTAGACAAGAAAATGTCTCCATTGTGAAACTTCCTCTGTAGTTGGAGCTCATTAGCTAGTTCtcggctaacattagctagcttgCTAGTAGTAGTGACGTTAGCTAGTAAATTGTGACACTGCCGCTGTCAGAAACATGTCCAGGTGCGACGTGAAACTTGATAAAAGCTAACGTCAGGAAGAAGCCCGGCTAGCAGCCGCTGCTAGCCAACTCTGACAGTGCAACGGGCCCCGCAGTAACGTCAGGGACCAGGGGACCACAGGGCCACAGCATTTGTTAGTTTGGCATGTTGGGCCTTTTCAATAGTCGGGGGAGACTGTGCTTGCTTCACGTTTCACGCCGGCCCCCAGTGATTCCCATACGATCTGTCAGTGAGTGTGACCTCTCTGACGTGGCAGCAGCGAGTACTCGCGAGCTGGAGATGGAAAGTCAGTGACTGAATACATGCTGAAGCCCAGCAGGGTTGCAAAGGAGTATTGCTGCATGCTGTGTTATCATGACCAAagtttgctgtgttttcctgCTCTTCTAACGGTCAAAGGTTAGGACTACATCATGCAAGACAGCCAGTCACCTGAGTTGTGTCATTATTGCTGTTTGCTTGAGATTAAACCTCTACATGCAGGTTAATCCTGCAGAAGATCTGCTGCTCCAAACAGCTAAATATCAGACTGTCCCAGAGTTCAGCAGCCCCGGTAGTATATATCAAGGGTCGATAGATTATCGGCCTGGTTGATTATTGggtcgatatttggcattttgctgatttatCTGTacctgtgttttattttcattagggattgactgatattgttttttcagaactgatactgattattaggaCTGAAGTGTCAACATGGGAGGAACTCCTACTTTGTAAAACCacagggagctattttttttcttttaaaaaaagttgctgggaactaaGTCATGCTGtacgtttcagttttgatgaaagacttgctaaaggcatttaaacaaagtgttGTGTTAGAcgttgttatattccaaatcctacattttgacaaagattttcctttttatcatGAATGCATGTAGGGCAAATAccagttatcagtctcattaactaccaaTAATCTGTATTGATATCAGGTTGGGCCCTGACAAAAAATATCGGGCGACCCCTAGTATATGTGTGCCATAACTGATAGCACTAGACTATTAATAATGTGGTGATCACTGATGGAGCGTCAATCTGAGTGTGACAGTGGGTGTGACTGAGGGAAACATGTTGTCACTTGCCAACACACAAGATAAACAGAGAGGCTttctgcaagtgtgtgtgaggatggAGACTGTGGAGACATTCTCAAACATACACTAACAACCGCCTAATACGGGGCtacagtgtaactttgtaatatCACATGCTCCTAAAGTAACTGAGATTGCATGCCAGTataactgaataaaaaacaaactattagcttgcaatttaaaatgtccatttttgCTATTATTCACATTTTATCACATGTAGTCTTGGCACTGGTATTTCATATACATTGGGACTCATGCAAGAAACGGTATACAAACACAGGgaaatattgtatgttttatgttCACTTCTATTATTATATAACTGCATTACAAATTGAGATTTTTAAGCACAAATCATGTGAAAATACACCTGTGCTGCTGAAAAAATAAGTTGaataattagaaaattggtCGGCAACTACTCTTATAATCATGTCAgtcatttttcatacaaaaaaagcatGGTCCCAGCCtcctttaattattttgattacttaaatttatttaaatctttttgcgTGTGTACTTTTAATACTCCGATAAATCCTTGAAATTGCGTTTATTTATCGGTAGGCCAATGTCAATTTCACTACTGCAGAAGTTCTTTTCACAGCCTTTTTTGGTGTCGTCTCTTCAGTTTTGGCAGCGggccagagtctttgcacatgACACAAAAACTGCCTTTATATAGTGTTTAGTGGGAATTACTTACACTAACAGGTGACTTATGCTCAggtgggattcatcattgatTGCACCTTAGTAAGAACAGATTTGTGTGGTTGAGGTCATTTGGTGCATTTGGAGTAGACTTGTCTTAAATTTTCTCATACCATAAAGTTAagaggaattttaaaaaagatatgcTGCATGAGCCCCATTGTGTTTAGAGATAAAGTGAACATGCATATGTTTTTCTGAAGTACTAGAGAGCCGAGGGTCAGTGTGTGAggtttgtggtttgtggttttTAATGCCATGAAGTTAGATATGAACCTATGTCTGGGATGTAGAACTGTCTGAATGCCCTCTGCTGTCTCCTCACAGGCATCTCTGGAAAGAGTCAGGTCCTGTTCGCCTTGGTGTTCACCACTCGCTACCTGGATCTGCTCAcctctttcatctctctctaCAACACCACCATGAAGGTGAAACACTCGCACTTAAACACACAGTGCATGGACTAAACTATCACACCGAGCCGACACGCCTGTGTTTGCTAAAGGATGACGCTACAAGATATAATGGACTTGTGTGACGTTGCTGCTTGTTTCATGACACATCAGCACACACCGGgatatgtgaatatttataaatcttgcttttttatgtttgtgtctttcagATCATCTACATTGGGTGTGCGTACGCCACAGTGTACCTGATCTACATGAAGTTTAAGGCGACTTACGACGGAAACCACGACACGTTCAGAGTGGAGTTCCTGGTCGTGCCTGTCGGTGGCCTGGCCTTCCTGGTTAACCACGACTTCTCCCCCCTGGAGGTCAgaaaacctgcacacacactctgctacGCCTTTCATACAGCTGCTTCTGTTTCTGAATGTGCATTTAACAAGACAGCTGGTCAGTCTCTGGTTGTTACTGTGAGCAGAGACTTCAGTCATAACACAGATCTATATGACAGCATTACCTAAtaaattaagtttcacttttacttcctTAAGTTTGTATATGCATGTCACTCTGTCTTGCTCgcccatatgtgtgtgtgtgctttttctttctttcttctctccatAATTTGAATATATCGCCTTtacccttagggcccactttaatatttacacacactgttatctctctgcacacaaaatgtgtgggttttttttttcaaaatcaagctttaaaaagtgattatacattaatattattttgtactttcattgagaattttttaaaccaacatcagtccaagtcataaatatcaaatattcattcatctttaaaattttaaccatttaaatgccaggtttttgtcatgatgccatcatattttttaatgggaaaaaaaacacacacacaaaattaattattttgaatatactacatgcaaagtagtttcaaataaaattacagcctgggatatgtcttCATGATTTggagcaacattgattgtgaaaGTGCACCAAGTGCACTCAGCAattgcaccaaaacaatctacattGATAAACAGCGCTTGATAAAAAGATTATTACATGCCAGGCTAATGCAACTCATAGGCTACACTCGCTATCTCTTAAGGTTCTTTGTGCTGAGCATTGCAGGTCCTAAGTTTAATAGATGGCACCCACAGATCAAGATCATTGGTGCACCTACTGTAGGCCTCAAGCTctacaccagtgatactcaatttacggcctgcgggccaaatctggccccggatagggtgctgggtggccacctaaccattttctaattcacaataaaaatattcacactgggaattgtgtTTATAGTGGAAAATCCCCCACATGGGGgcgagacatcctaaaatccaagaaatcgagaaacatcctaaaagccaagaaatgtcctaaaatatgacaaaagtcctaaaatcctagaaacatccttaaattccagaaatgtcctaaatgcctttaaaaatcctaaaatcctagaaatgtccttaaattctagaaacatcctaaaattctagaaatatctttacatcatagaaatgtcctaaaatcctacaaatatcctaaagtccaagaaacatgcatgaggctgctgtgactggcccctgggtTCCtggcattttgcaaaagtggcccccaagcaaaaaaaagttgagtcTCTCTGCTCTACACAATGAAAGTGCCAGCAGGATTCCTGCTCACAGCCACGTTGTTGAGTTGGAGATGATAAAACACTTTATACAAAGATATTT includes:
- the kdelr2b gene encoding ER lumen protein-retaining receptor 2b, coding for MNIFRLTGDLSHLAAIIILLLKIWKTRSCAGISGKSQVLFALVFTTRYLDLLTSFISLYNTTMKIIYIGCAYATVYLIYMKFKATYDGNHDTFRVEFLVVPVGGLAFLVNHDFSPLEILWTFSIYLESVAILPQLFMISKTGEAETITTHYLFFLGLYRALYLINWIWRFYFEGFFDMIAIVAGVVQTILYCDFFYLYVTKVLKGKKLSLPA